From the genome of Agrococcus sp. ARC_14:
GTTCGCAGCCGATCGGATCGGCAAGATCCCCGCCATGCGGATCGCCGCGATCGGCTCGATCGTGCTGGCGCTCGCGGTCGTCGTCGCGCCGACCGTCGAGGTGCTGCTGGTCGCGCGCTTCCTCGGCGGCGCGGTGCTCGGTGCAGTGCCGGCGCTCAGCATCGCGGTCGCCTACGAGCGCATGGGCGGCCGCGCTGCCGCGGCGGTCGCGGCCGCCTACATCGCCGGCACCTCTGTCGGTGGCGCCGCCGGGCGGCTGGTGGTGGGACCCATCGCGCCGCTGCTCGGATGGCGCTGGGCGCTGCTGGTCGTCGCGGTGCTCGGTGCGGTCTCGGTGGCTGTCTTCCTGGTCGCGACGCGCGGCCGCGGCACGGTGCCTCCCGTGCCAGACGCGGGCAGCCGGCGGCGGCGGCTTGTCGCTGCCCTGCGCAGCCCCGGTCTGTGGCCGCTCTACGCGCAGGCCCTGCTGCTGGTGGCCGTGCAGGTCGGCGTCTACAACTACCTCGCCTTCCGCCTCGAGGCAGCGCCCTACGGCCTCGCCCCAGCGGTCGCCTCGCTCATCTTCGTCGCGTACGCGGCCGGCACCGTGGCCTCGCGCTGCTCGAGCTGGTTCGTGGCGCGCATCGGCGCGCGCTGGACCATGGTGGCCGGGCACGGTGCGCTGCTGGTGGGCCTCGTCATGCTCGCGCTGCAGCCGCTGCCGCTCGTGATCGCCGGGCTGGTGGTGGCGACGACGGGCTTCTTCGTCGCGCACGCCACAGCCGCCTCGCAGGTCGGCGCCCGTTCCGCGCCCGGTGTGCGCAGCCAGTCGGGTGCGCTCTACAACATCGGCTTCTACGTCGGCTCGGCGGTCGGGGGATGGGCCCTCGGGCTGCCGTTCGAGGCCGGCGGGTGGGCGCCATTCACGGTCGCGGCGCTGGGGCTCGTGATCGCGTCGCTCGTGCTCGCGCTCGCGGCGCGCGGCGAACCACGCGGGGCAGCGGATGCGGATGTCGATCCGGATGCGGTGGGTGAGCCGATCGTCGCTCCGGGCTGACGTGGCCGTCCCAGACGGCCGCTCCAGCGGTCGGGGGTAGCGGGCCACGCACGGTTCCGGTTGGGTGACTCGTGCGCGGACGCACCGGCGTCGGCGACGACATGGAGGTGTGAGATGGCTGGATTCGAACACGTTCCCGGCGCAGGCGAGCCCGACGAGCCGCAGGAGCCCCAGGTGCCGAGCGAGCCGACGGCGCCGGATGAGCCGACGGTGCCGGACGAGCCGCCGGTGCCGAGCGAGCCGGGTGAGCCGACGGAGCAGCCCCCGGGGTACCCCGGGTTCGACCCGACCGCGCCGGGCGCGCCCGAGCTGCCCGGTGCTCCGGAGGCACCGGGGGCTCCGCTGCCGCCGGAGACCCCGCGGTTCCCGCTGCAGGATGGCGGCGGCGCTCCGCGATAGCAGGAGCAGCGGCAGCCGCAGCCAGCCGCGGAGGCCGGCACCTCGCCCATTGCCGTCGGCGCCCGCACGTGGTGTGCTGGGCGCAGGCGGCGCACCGCCGCCGAGCGGTTCGGAGGTGCGAGATGGTGAGCCACGCGATGCCCGAGGGCGACCGTGATGACGACCGGCGTGACGACGACGGTCCCGATGTCGAGCTGCCCGACGACCGGGCGAGCTTCGGCGACGACGCGACGGGCAGGTCCTACGACGAGCTGGCCGATCGCGCGCAGGCCGTGATCGACAGGACGCACGAGATGGAGAAGCCAGAGCTCGAGCCCGACGACGCGTCGGTCGCGGCGCAGGCCGCGTCCGCGCATCCCGGCCCTGATGCCGACGAGCGGCCCGTCTGAGCGCCGATGCGCTGGGCGTTCAGCGGCTCCCGTCAGCCGCCTCCGAGCCGTCGCGTGAGCTCGGCGGCAGCCGCCGCGCACAGCGCGCCCAGCGCATCTCGATCGGTCTCGCCGACCGCCGTCTGCCGGAACGTCAGGCCGACTGCGGCCGCGGGGTAGCCGGCGGCATCCCTCGCCGCCGCGGCGACCGAGCCGTAGGTCGCATCCACCTCGCCGTCCTCGCGCGCCCAGCCGCGTCGCCGCACCCCGGCCAGCAGCGTCGTGAGCGCGGTGCGCGTCGCTGGCCGCTCACCGGCCAGGTCGCGGTCGTGGGGGATCAGCGCGCGCACCTGGTCGTCGCCGAGCGCGGCGAGCATCGCGCGCCCGGTCGCCGTGCGCACTGCCGGCAGCCGCACCCCGACGCGCGAGACGGTCGCGGGGGAGCGGCGTCCCTCGCCGCGACCGGCATACGCGACATCGCTGCCCGCCAGCACGGCCAGGTGGCTCGTGGCGGGCACGGCCGCCGTGCGCACGAGCCGGTCGAGGATCGGCTGCGCGAGCCGCTCGAGCCGCGTGGCGGCGGCGACCCGCGAGCCGATCTGCTGCACGCGGGCGCTCGGTCCCCAGGCGCCGAGCTCCGGATAGTGCACCAGGAACCCCTCGTCGCGCATCACCTGCAGCAGCTGGTAGGCGCTCGAGCGTGGCAGGTCGAGCGCGCGCGCGATGGTCGAGGCGCGCACCGGCCCCGCCTGCTCGGCCAGCAGCGACAGCACCCGCAGCGCGCTGCGCGCCGCCGGCATCCTGGGCACCACCACCGTGCACCTCCGGCGTCCGTGCGCGGTCGCGACGACCACGCTGTCTGAGATCTCAGACACCACTATGGCGCAGACGGATGCGTCGACACGGCCAGAGCGGTGGAATGGGGCCATGCCAGTGATCATCGGAGACGCCCCGCTCACCCGACACGACGTCGTGCAGGTCGCCCGCTTCGACGCACCCGTCGAGCTCAGCCCCGGAGCGCTCGCGCGCATCGACGAGGCACGCGCCGTGATCGACGGCCTCGCCGCCGACCCCAAGCCGCACTACGGCATCTCCACGGGCTTCGGCGCCCTCGCCAACACGGCGATCGCGCCCGAGGACCGCACGCGCCTGCAGCAGTCGCTCATCCGCTCGCACGCCGCCTCCAGCGGCGAGGCGGTCGAGCGTGAGGTCGTGCGCGGCCTCATGCTGCTGCGGCTGCAGACCCTCGCGACCGGCCGCACGGGCATCCGCCGCGCGACCGCAGAGCTCTACGCATCCATGCTCAACGCCGGCATCACGCCGGTGATCGGCGAGTACGGCTCGCTCGGTTGCTCCGGCGACCTCGCGCCGCTCTCGCACGTGGCGCTCGCCGCCATGGGCGAGGGCACCGTCCGGGTGGAGCGCCCAGGCGCGAAGCCCGGCACGGTCGAGTCGGTGACGATGGATGCGTCGACGGCGCTCACGGAGGCGGGTCTCGCGCCCGTGGTGCTGGCCGAGAAGGAGGGGCTCGCGCTCGTCAACGGCACCGACGGCATGCTCGCGATGCTGTGCCTGGCGCTCGCGGATCTCGACAAGCTGCTCGACACCGCCGACCTCACCGCCGCCATGAGCGTCGAGGGGCTGCTCGGCAGCGACGCGCCATTCGCCGCAGAGCTCATGGCGCTGCGCCCGCACCCCGGCCAGATCGCCAGCGCCGCGAACATCGCCGCGCTGCTCGCCGACAGTCCCATCGTCGCGAGCCACAAGGGGCCGGAGGACACCCGCGTGCAGGACGCCTACTCGCTGCGCTGCGCCCCGCAGGTGCACGGCACCGCGCGCGACACCGCCGCGCACGCGGCTCGGGTGGCAGAGATCGAGCTGGCGAGCGCCATCGACAACCCGGTCGTGCTGCCAGACGGCCGCGTGGTCTCGAACGGCAACTTCCACGGCGCCCCGATCGCGGCCGTGCTCGACTTCCTCGCCATCGTGATCGCCGATGTCGCGTCGATGAGCGAGCGCCGCAGCGACCGCTTCCTCGACCCGGCGCGCTCCTACGGCCTGCCGCCGTTCCTCGCCGGAGACCCCGGCGTCGACTCGGGCCTCATGATCGCCCAGTACACGCAGGCGGGCATCGTCTCGGAGCTCAAGCGCCTGGCGAGCCCCGCATCCGTCGACTCCATCCCGTCGAGCGCCATGCAGGAGGATCACGTCTCGATGGGCTGGGGCGCTGCGCGCAAGCTGCGGCGCTCTGTCGACGGGCTCGGCCGCGTGCTCGCGATCGAGCTGATGACCGCCGCACGCGGCATCGAGCTGCGCGACGAGCCCGCCGGGCCCCGCACCGGACGCGTCGTCGAGGCGCTCCGCGAGCGCGTGCCGGGCATCGGCCCCGACCGCTTCCTCGCCCGCGACATCGAGGCATCCGTCACGTTCACGGTCGGCGGCGGCGCGCTGTTCGCCGCCGAGCTGCTCGACCACGCCGAGGCATGGGTGCCCCGGCGGAATTACCGGTACACCGCTGAGACCGTGATGTTCTCGGCCCCGAACCCCCGAGGAGACCACTGATGGAAGGCGCCCGCACCGTCCGCGCACCCCGCGGCACGCAGCTGACCGCGAAGGGCTGGCAGCAGGAGGCCGCCCTGCGCATGCTCATGAACAACCTCGATCCCGAGGTCGCAGAGCATCCCGACGAGCTCGTCGTCTACGGCGGCACCGGCAAGGCCGCCCGCGACTGGCGCTCCTTCGACGCCATCGTGCGCGAGCTGACGCAGCTCGAGGATGACGAGACGCTGCTCGTGCAGTCGGGCAGGCCCGTCGGCGTCATGCGCACGAGCCCGTGGGCGCCGCGCGTGCTGATCGCCAACTCCAACCTGGTCGGCGACTGGGCGACGTGGCCCGAGTTCCGCCGCCTCGAGGCCGAAGGCCTCACGATGTACGGCCAGATGACGGCCGGCAGCTGGATCTACATCGGCACCCAGGGCATCCTGCAGGGCACCTTCGAGACCTTCGCAGCCGTCGCGGCGGCGCTCGGCCGCGAGAGCCTGACCGGCACCATCACGCTCACGGCCGGCCTCGGCGGCATGGGCGGCGCGCAGCCGCTGGCCGTCACCATGAACGACGGCGTCGCCATCTGCATCGAGGTCGACCGCTCGCGCATCCAGCGCCGCATCGAGCACCGCTACCTCGACGTCGAGGCGACGGATGTGACGGATGCGCTGGCGCGCGCCGTCGAGGCGAGGGACGCCGGGCGCGGCCTGAGCATCGGCCTGCACGCGAACGCCGCCGACGTGGTGCCGCAGCTGCTCGCGATGGGCGCACCGATCGACATCGTCACCGACCAGACCAGCGCCCACGATCCGCTCGCCTACCTGCCGAGCGGCGTCGCATTCGACGACTGGCACGCAGAGCGAGAGCGCGACCCGGAGGGCTTCACCGACCGCGCGCGGGCGTCGATGGCCGCCCACGTCGAGGCGATGGTCGGCTTCCAGTCGGCCGGCGCCGAGGTCTTCGACTACGGCAACTCGATCCGTGCCGAGGCGAAGCTCGGCGGCTTCGAGGACGCCTTCGCGTTCCCCGGCTTCGTGCCCGCATACATCCGCCCGCTCTTCTGCGAGGGCAAGGGCCCGTTCCGCTGGGCGGCGCTCTCTGGCGACCCGGAGGACATCCGCCGCACCGACGAGGCGATCCTCGAGCTCTTCCCCGACAACGCGCACCTGCACCGCTGGATCCGCATGGCACAGGAGCGCGTCGCCTTCCAGGGGCTGCCTGCCCGCATCTGCTGGCTGGGTGCCGGCGAGCGCCACCTCGCGGGCCTCAGGTTCAACGAGATGGTGGCCGACGGCACGCTCTCTGCGCCCATCGTGATCGGCCGTGACCACCTCGACAGCGGATCCGTCGCGAGCCCGTACCGCGAGACCGAGGCCATGAAGGACGGCTCCGACGCGATCGCCGACTGGCCGCTGCTCAACGCGCTCGTCAACACCGCATCCGGTGCCAGCTGGGTCTCGATCCACCACGGCGGCGGCGTCGGCATCGGCCGCTCCATCCACGCGGGCCAGGTGACGGTCGCCGACGGCACGCCGCTCGCCGCCGAGAAGCTCGCGCGGGTGCTCTCGAACGACCCCGAGATGGGCGTCATCCGCCACGTCGACGCCGGCTACGACGAGGCGATCGACTTCGCGGATGCCAACGACGTACCCATCCCCATGCGGCGCGACCAGGCAGCGACGCGGGAGGCCTGATGCCCGAGCAGCCGCGCTCGACGCTCATCACCGGCATCGGCGAGCTCACCACGAACGACGAGGGCCTCGGTCGGATGCGCGATGCCGCCCTGGTGGTGGAGGGCGACGCGATCACCTGGGTCGGCCGGGCATCCGACGCCCCGGCCGCCGATGCGCGCATCGACGTCGAGGGCCGCGCCGTGCTGCCGGGGTGGGTCGACAGCCACACCCATCTCGTGTTCGCGGGCGACCGCACTGCGGAGTTCGAGGCGCGCATGGCGGGGCAGGCCTATGCGGCCGGCGGCATCGGCGTGACCGTCGCGGCCACCCGTGCAGCGAGCGACGAGGCGCTCACCGCCAACCTCGACCGGCTGGCCGACGAGATGCTGCGCGGCGGCACGACCGCGTTCGAGACGAAGACCGGCTACGGGCTCACGGTCGCCGACGAGCTGCGCAGCGCCCGCATCGCCGCGACCCGCGCCGACGCTGTCACCTTCCTCGGCGCCCACCTGGTGCCGGAGGGCGAGGATGCGGATGCCTACGTCGACCTCGTGACCGGCGCGATGCTCGACGCGGTCGCGCCGCACGTCGACGCGGTCGATGTCTTCTGCGAGCGCGGCGCCTTCGACGAGGCCCAGTCGCGCCGCGTGCTCGAGGCGGCACGGGCGGCCGGCCTGGCGCTGCGCGTGCACGGCAACCAGCTGGGCCCCGGGCCCGGCGTGCGACTCGCGGTCGAGCTGGGCGCCGCGAGCGTCGACCACGTCGCCTTCCTCGACGACGACGAGGTGCGGATGCTCGCCGACACCTGGCAGGGCGGGTCGGGCGCGGCAGGCGGTCGCGGCACCGTCGCCACGGTGCTGCCCGCATGCGACCTCTCCACCCGCATGCCGCTCGCGCCCGCCAGGCGGCTGCTCGACGCCGGCGCGGTGGTGGCGATCGCCACCAACTGCAACCCCGGCACGAGCTACACGACCTCGATGGCGTTCTGCGTGGCGACCGCGGTGCTGCAGATGGGCCTCACGCTCGAGGAGGCGGTGCGCGCTGCGACGCTGGGCGGCGCGATCGCGCTGGGCCGCGACGAGGCCGGCACCGCCGGGGCAGGCGCCGCCCAGGCCGGCACCGCCCGCCTGCCGCTGGGCCGCATCCGCCCCGGGTCCCGCGCCGACCTGCAGGTGCTCGAGGCGCCCTCCATCACGCACCTCGCCTACCGCCCCGGCGTGCCGCTCGTGCACGCCGTGTGGCGCGCGGGGGAGAGGCTGGTCTGAAGCCCAGGATCGCGCCGCCGATGCGACGCACAGTGTCCCCCACTAGCCTCTCGCCATGACGGTGATGATGCGGGGCCTGAGCACGGCAGTGCCGACGACGGAGCTGGTGCAGTCCGATGTGGAGGAGGTCTTCGCTTCGCAGCCGGGGCTCACGAGGCTCGCGCAGCGCATCGTCAGCACCTCGTTCGGCGTCTCAGGCATCGAGCGCCGCTACACGGTGATCGACGAGCTGACCCTCGAGGGGCCGGCCGCCGAGGAGCCCGAGTTCTTCGATCGCACGTCTGGCCGGCTGCTCGACCCTGGCACGCGGCTGCGCAACGACCGCTACGAGACACACGCGAGCCGCCTCTACGTCGAGGCCGGTCGCGCCGCGCTCGACGCGGTCGACGGGATCACGGCCGCTGATGTGACGCACGTGATCACCGTCTCGTGCACCGGCTTCTACGCGCCTGGACCAGACTTCGTCCTCGCGCGCGACCTCGGGCTGCGGGCGGGCGTGCAGCGCTACCACCTCGGTTTCATGGGCTGCTACGCCTCGGTGCCCGCGCTGCGCCTGGCGCGGCAGCTGTGCGAGGCCGACGCCGAAGCCGTCGTGCTCGTGGTGAGCGTCGAACTCTGCACCTTGCACCTGCGCACCTCGAACGACCCCGACACGATCGTCGCGACCTCGTTGTTCGGCGACGGCGCCGGGGCTGCGCTGGTCAGCGCGCGGCCGCTGGACGAGGGCGAGCGCGCGTTCCAGCTCGATGCCTTCGCCACCCGCACGACCCCGCAGGGCGAGGGAGCCATGGCGTGGCGCATCGGCGACCACGGCTTCGAAATGGTGCTCTCGAACGCCGTGCCCTCGCTCATCGGCGAGCACGTGACCGGCGCGATCGCGCCGCTGCTGGAGTCTGAACCCGCGCTCGGCGCAGCGCTGGACGAGGAGCGCGCCGGCGAGGCGATCGAGCACTGGGCGATCCATCCGGGCGGGCGCAGCATCCTCGACAAGGTCGAGTCGACGCTGCGGCTGACCGAGGCGCAGCTCGTGCCCGCCCGCGAGACGCTGCGCGACTACGGCAACATGTCGAGCGCCACCGTGCTGTTCGTGCTCGAGCGCATCCTGCGCGACCCGGCGGCGGTCGACGGCGACCGGGTGGTGGCGATGGCCTTCGGGCCGGGGCTCACGGTCGAGTCGGCGCTGCTCACCGTCCGCGGCTGAGGCCGGCGTGCTGCTGGGTGGGCTCCTCGCGCGCGACCCCGAGGCGCACGAGACCATGGACGATCCGGACTGCGACCCGGTCATGCTGGCGCGCACGTTCGCGCGCTTCGCGCTCGTCAACGCGCTCGTCTCGTCACCCGGCGCGCTCTACCGCCACTGGATCCGCCCCCGTCTGCGGGCGGGCGAGGCGGTGCGGATGCTCGACGTGGGCACGGGCGGCGGCGACCTGCCGCGCCGGCTGCTCCGCTGGGCGTCGCGTGACGGCGGCGCACTGACGGCGGTCGCGATCGACCCGGACCCGCGGGCGATCGCGGCGGCGCTCGACGGGCCGTCGATGCCCGGCCTCGACCTCCGCCAGACCACCACGCGCGCGCTCGCCGTGTCGGGCGAGCGCTTCGACGTCGTGGTCTCCAACCACGTGCTGCACCACCTCTCGCCGCACGAGCTCGGCGCGATCCTGGCCGACTCCGAGCGGCTCGCAGCGCCCGGAGGCGTCGTGGTGCACGGCGACATCGCCCGCTCGCCGCTCGCGTATGCCGCCTTCGCGGCCGCCACGCTGCCCTTCGAGTCGACGCTGCTGCGCGACACCTTCATCCGCGCAGACGGCCTCGCCTCGATCCGCCGCAGTCACACGAGGGCTGAGCTCGCGCGGGCAGCGCCGCCCGGCTGGCGGGTGCAGCGCGGCTTCCCCGCGCGACTCGAGCTGGTGCGGGGCGCTCCATGACCTGGCGGCCCGGGTCCGCTCGGCCCGGGATCGAGCAGCACGACGTCGCGATCGTCGGCGCCGGCGCCGTGGGGCTGCTGCTGGCCTGCCTGCTCTCGCAGCGGGGCATCGATGTCGTCGTGCTCGAGCGCCGCAGCGAGCCCGGATCCGCGTCACGCGCGTTCGGCATCCATCCGCCCGGCCTCGCGGCCCTCGATGCCGCCGGCGTCGGCGAGACGGTGCGGGCCGAGGCGCTGGAGATCCGCTCCGGCGCAGCGCTCAGCGGCGGCCGTCGCATCGCGACGCTCGACCTGTCGGAGCGACCCGTCCACGCGCTGCCGCAGCACCGCACCGAGATGATCCTGCGCGAGCGGCTCGCGGCGCTGGCTCCTGCGGCGCTGCGCACGGGTGCCGAGGTCATCGGCCTGTGGCAGGACGCGGACGGCGTCGAGCTGACGCTCACGGGCGGCGGATGCGTCGGCGCGCGCTGGGCGGTCGGCGCCGACGGGGTGCGCAGTCGCGTGCGGCAGCTGCTGGGCATCGAGCTGCGGCAGCGACGCGGGGTCGCCGGCTATGCGATGGCCGACGTGGACGACGCGGATGCGGGCGCGGCCGCGCTGCTGCACCTCGAGCCGGGCGGCATCGTGGAGTCGTTCCCGCTGCCCGCGGGCCGGCGGCGCTGGGTCGTGCGGCTCGCCCAGCCGCAGGCGTCCGTCACGGCCGAGCAGCTCCAGCGCATCCTCGACGAGCGGCTCCGCGGGCCCAGCGGCAGCATGCGCAGCGCAGCCGTGCCCAGCGCCGAACTGCCCCACGCAGCCCCGCCCGGCGGCACCGTCCCGAGCGGCACCGTGCCCAGCGGCACCGTGCCGAGCGCCTTCCTCGCCCGGCAGCGGCTCGCCGCGCGCTTCGCGAGCGGCCGGGTCGCGCTCGCGGGCGACGCGGCGCATGAGCTCAGCCCCATCGGCGGGCAGGGCATGAGCCTCGGCTGGCTCGACGCGCTCGCGCTCGAGCGAGCGATCGCCGGTGCGCAGCCCGGTGCTGCGCCGTTCGCGACCTACGCGCGGGTGCGGCGGGCGGCCGCGGCGCGCGCCATGCGTCGAGCCGCCTGGAACATGGCGATGGGAGCACCCGCGAGCGAGTCGGTGCTCGCCGGGCGGTTGGCGCTCGTGCGCGCGCTCGCGCTGCCGCCCGCGCGCGCTGCGCTGGTGGCGGCGTTCACGATGCGCGGTCTCTGAGCGGCAGTGCCTGCGCGCTGCGCTGGCGGTGCCGTGCGCGATGCGCGGTCGGCGCCGCCCCTCAGACCGCGCGCAGCCGCGGGACGGGGCGCTCGCGACCCGCGAGCGCGGCGAGCGCCTCGAGCACGCCCAGCGCGACGAGCCGCACCGTGCGACCATCGGCCGTGTCGGCGGTGGCGTCGACCTCGGTGAAGTCGATCGAGCGCACGCGGTCGTCGGCCACGAGCGCGCGGATCAGCGAGCGCAGCTGCCAGGCGCTGATGCCGCCGGGCACCGATGCGGGGCAGCCGGGCGCGACGGAGCGGTCGCACACGTCGACGTCGACGTCGACGTGCACGGGCCCGCCTGCGGCGCCGGCGACCTGCAGCGCCTGGGCGGCGATCTCCTGCACGCCCTGCAGCTCGAGGTCGCCGCGCGAGAGCACCCGGATCCCGGCTGCCTCGGCGCGCTCGGCGTAGTGTCGCGAGTTCGCGAACTCCTGGATGCCGATCTGCGCCACGCGCGTGCCGGCGAGCCCGGCATCGAGCAGTCGCTGCACGGGGGAGCCGTTCGAGCGCCCGTCGCGCAGGTCGTGGTGGGCGTCGATCGTGATGAGACCGGCGGTCGCGATGCGCTCGCCCCAGCTGCCGAGCGCCGCGGGCACGGTCGCGGCGTTGTCGCCGCCGAGCACGATCGCGAGCCGCGCACGGCCAGCCGCGCGCGCGACGAGTGCGGTGGCGCCCTCCTCGTCGGCGTCCGGGTCGGATGCGTCACCGGCGTCGGCGATGCGGAGTGCCGCGAGCGGAGTGCTCCCCGAGGCATGTGGCGAATACCGGCGCAGCGCCTCGCGCACGGCACGGGGCGTGGCGTGCGCCTGCGTGGGGCTCAGCGAGGTCGTGTGCGTGCCGATGCCGACGAGCACGGCGTCGAGCTCGTCGCCGGCCTCGTCGAGCGGTGACCAGTCGCCGGCCCGCGGCCAGCTGGGGTCGTTGGGAAGCTGGGAGGTCGACGGAGCCATGCCGCGACGCTAGCAAGCCCGCGCGTCTGCCCATGCCGTCGACCCAGGCGGGGAATCTGCTGCTGGTGCTTCTCAGGAGCGTGTGGTTTCGTGTCGGCGAAGGCCGCGAGAAGCGCGGCTCTGACCGGAGGACTGCACATGGGCTTCGAAGATCTCGTCAACAAGGGCAAGGAAGCGCTGAACAGCGAGCAGGGCGAGCAGATCAGCGACCAGGCCATCCAGGGCGGCGGCGACGCGTTCGACAAGGTGACCGGTGGCAAGTTCGCCGAGCACACCGACGGCGTGCAGCAGCAGGCCGATGGCTTCGTCGGCCAGCAGGACCAGCAGGACCAGCAGCAGCAGTAGTCGCTGCAGGCGAGGGGCGGGGACGAGCGTCCTCGCCCCTCTCGCTTGCCCGGACTCCCGCGAGGCGACGCGGAAGTCCGCGCGACACGCCCGGGTTGCATGAACCTCTGCATCCGTGCGAGAATCGTCAGGTTGCAAACGCGACGGATTCTCGTCGCTCACTGCTCTGGCTGTGCACAGGTCGAACACGAACCTGGGCCGCGAGCAGCCCCCCAACAAGAACTTCGCCGAAGCAGAGCGTGGCATGTCCATGCTCGGCTGCGGTGCGCGCCCCTCGTGGGCATTGACAGAAGAACAGCGGTGCACTCGAGGGTGCGTTGCGAGCAGCCTGAACGGCTGCGTCGACAGGAAGAGAGTCAGCCATGGCGGGACAGAAGATCCGCATCCGACTGAAGTCGTACGACCACGAGGTCATCGACTCCTCGGCGCGCAAGATCGTCGACACCGTGACCCGTGCGGGCGCGACGGTGGTGGGCCCTGTGCCGCTGCCGACCGAGAAGAACGTGGTCGTGGTGATCCGTTCACCTCACAAGTACAAGGACAGCCGCGAGCACTTCGAGAAGCGCACGCACAAGCGACTCATCGACATCATCGACCCGACGCCGAAGGCAGTCGACTCGCTCATGCGCCTCGACCTGCCCGCTGACGTCAACATCGAGATCAAGCTTTAAGGAACGCAATGTCGAAGATCACGACGACTCGCGGCCTGCTCGGCACGAAGCTCGGGATGACCCAGGTCTGGGATGAGCAGAACAAGCTCGTCCCCGTCACGGTGCTCGAGATCACGCCGAATGTGGTCACGCAGATCCGCACGCCCGAGAAGGATGGCTACGCAGCCATCCAGATCGCCGCCGGCCAGATCGACCCGCGCAAGGTGAACCAGCCTGCTGCCGGTCATTTCGAGGCCGCTGGCGTCACGCCGCGCCGCCACCTCACCGAGGTCCGCACCGACAACGCCGGAGCCTACGAGCTCGGCCAGGAGCTGGCCGTCGACCTGTTCGCCGCCGGCCAGAAGGTCGACGTCGTTGGCACGTCGAAGGGCAAGGGCTTCGCCGGTGTCATGAAGCGCCACAACTTCGCTGGCGTCTCGGCATCGCACGGTGCCCACCGCAACCACCGCAAGCCCG
Proteins encoded in this window:
- a CDS encoding MFS transporter, whose product is MSESGIDVRTAATPAVITQRRLTLALLAAGLATFSQLYAIQGALPQLARELGASPSEAALTISLATGGLAASVIPWAFAADRIGKIPAMRIAAIGSIVLALAVVVAPTVEVLLVARFLGGAVLGAVPALSIAVAYERMGGRAAAAVAAAYIAGTSVGGAAGRLVVGPIAPLLGWRWALLVVAVLGAVSVAVFLVATRGRGTVPPVPDAGSRRRRLVAALRSPGLWPLYAQALLLVAVQVGVYNYLAFRLEAAPYGLAPAVASLIFVAYAAGTVASRCSSWFVARIGARWTMVAGHGALLVGLVMLALQPLPLVIAGLVVATTGFFVAHATAASQVGARSAPGVRSQSGALYNIGFYVGSAVGGWALGLPFEAGGWAPFTVAALGLVIASLVLALAARGEPRGAADADVDPDAVGEPIVAPG
- a CDS encoding IclR family transcriptional regulator C-terminal domain-containing protein produces the protein MAPFHRSGRVDASVCAIVVSEISDSVVVATAHGRRRCTVVVPRMPAARSALRVLSLLAEQAGPVRASTIARALDLPRSSAYQLLQVMRDEGFLVHYPELGAWGPSARVQQIGSRVAAATRLERLAQPILDRLVRTAAVPATSHLAVLAGSDVAYAGRGEGRRSPATVSRVGVRLPAVRTATGRAMLAALGDDQVRALIPHDRDLAGERPATRTALTTLLAGVRRRGWAREDGEVDATYGSVAAAARDAAGYPAAAVGLTFRQTAVGETDRDALGALCAAAAAELTRRLGGG
- the hutH gene encoding histidine ammonia-lyase, whose product is MPVIIGDAPLTRHDVVQVARFDAPVELSPGALARIDEARAVIDGLAADPKPHYGISTGFGALANTAIAPEDRTRLQQSLIRSHAASSGEAVEREVVRGLMLLRLQTLATGRTGIRRATAELYASMLNAGITPVIGEYGSLGCSGDLAPLSHVALAAMGEGTVRVERPGAKPGTVESVTMDASTALTEAGLAPVVLAEKEGLALVNGTDGMLAMLCLALADLDKLLDTADLTAAMSVEGLLGSDAPFAAELMALRPHPGQIASAANIAALLADSPIVASHKGPEDTRVQDAYSLRCAPQVHGTARDTAAHAARVAEIELASAIDNPVVLPDGRVVSNGNFHGAPIAAVLDFLAIVIADVASMSERRSDRFLDPARSYGLPPFLAGDPGVDSGLMIAQYTQAGIVSELKRLASPASVDSIPSSAMQEDHVSMGWGAARKLRRSVDGLGRVLAIELMTAARGIELRDEPAGPRTGRVVEALRERVPGIGPDRFLARDIEASVTFTVGGGALFAAELLDHAEAWVPRRNYRYTAETVMFSAPNPRGDH
- the hutU gene encoding urocanate hydratase, yielding MEGARTVRAPRGTQLTAKGWQQEAALRMLMNNLDPEVAEHPDELVVYGGTGKAARDWRSFDAIVRELTQLEDDETLLVQSGRPVGVMRTSPWAPRVLIANSNLVGDWATWPEFRRLEAEGLTMYGQMTAGSWIYIGTQGILQGTFETFAAVAAALGRESLTGTITLTAGLGGMGGAQPLAVTMNDGVAICIEVDRSRIQRRIEHRYLDVEATDVTDALARAVEARDAGRGLSIGLHANAADVVPQLLAMGAPIDIVTDQTSAHDPLAYLPSGVAFDDWHAERERDPEGFTDRARASMAAHVEAMVGFQSAGAEVFDYGNSIRAEAKLGGFEDAFAFPGFVPAYIRPLFCEGKGPFRWAALSGDPEDIRRTDEAILELFPDNAHLHRWIRMAQERVAFQGLPARICWLGAGERHLAGLRFNEMVADGTLSAPIVIGRDHLDSGSVASPYRETEAMKDGSDAIADWPLLNALVNTASGASWVSIHHGGGVGIGRSIHAGQVTVADGTPLAAEKLARVLSNDPEMGVIRHVDAGYDEAIDFADANDVPIPMRRDQAATREA
- the hutI gene encoding imidazolonepropionase; its protein translation is MPEQPRSTLITGIGELTTNDEGLGRMRDAALVVEGDAITWVGRASDAPAADARIDVEGRAVLPGWVDSHTHLVFAGDRTAEFEARMAGQAYAAGGIGVTVAATRAASDEALTANLDRLADEMLRGGTTAFETKTGYGLTVADELRSARIAATRADAVTFLGAHLVPEGEDADAYVDLVTGAMLDAVAPHVDAVDVFCERGAFDEAQSRRVLEAARAAGLALRVHGNQLGPGPGVRLAVELGAASVDHVAFLDDDEVRMLADTWQGGSGAAGGRGTVATVLPACDLSTRMPLAPARRLLDAGAVVAIATNCNPGTSYTTSMAFCVATAVLQMGLTLEEAVRAATLGGAIALGRDEAGTAGAGAAQAGTARLPLGRIRPGSRADLQVLEAPSITHLAYRPGVPLVHAVWRAGERLV
- a CDS encoding type III polyketide synthase, which translates into the protein MTVMMRGLSTAVPTTELVQSDVEEVFASQPGLTRLAQRIVSTSFGVSGIERRYTVIDELTLEGPAAEEPEFFDRTSGRLLDPGTRLRNDRYETHASRLYVEAGRAALDAVDGITAADVTHVITVSCTGFYAPGPDFVLARDLGLRAGVQRYHLGFMGCYASVPALRLARQLCEADAEAVVLVVSVELCTLHLRTSNDPDTIVATSLFGDGAGAALVSARPLDEGERAFQLDAFATRTTPQGEGAMAWRIGDHGFEMVLSNAVPSLIGEHVTGAIAPLLESEPALGAALDEERAGEAIEHWAIHPGGRSILDKVESTLRLTEAQLVPARETLRDYGNMSSATVLFVLERILRDPAAVDGDRVVAMAFGPGLTVESALLTVRG